TTTACCACCAACAGAAATAGAAACAGGAGAAATTATTGGAGGATTTGCTCATAATCAAGTATTGGCTTTAGCCGATAAAGTTGTAGAAGCTATAAAATCTGGAGCTATAAAGAAATTTGTAGTAATGGCTGGTTGTGATGGAAGAATGAAATCGAGAGATTATTATACGGAATTTGCTAAAGCTTTACCGAAAGATACAGTTATTTTAACAGCTGGTTGTGCTAAATATAAATATAATAAATTAGATTTAGGAGATATTGAGGGAATTCCAAGAGTTTTAGATGCTGGACAATGTAATGATTCTTATTCACTAGCAGTAATAGCTTTAAAATTAAAAGAAGTTTTTGGATTAGAAGATATAAATCAATTACCTATTGTATATAATATTGCTTGGTATGAACAAAAGGCAGTAATAGTATTATTAGCTTTATTATACTTAGGTGTAAAAAATATTCATTTAGGACCAACATTACCAGCATTTTTATCACCAAATATTATAAAAGTTTTAGTTGAGAATTTTGGAATTGGTGGAATCACAACAGTAGAAGAGGATATGAAAAAATTTTTTGAGAACTAATAAAAAATAGAAGGCTAGAATTTCTAGTCTTCTTTTATTTTGACTTTATTTTAACAAAAATTTTTTGTAAAATAAAACAAATCTCTTTATTTATTTTAGAGAATAATGTATACTTATTAGTGAGTAAAAAAATTTTTAGGAGGAAATTCCTATGAAAAATAATATAAAAAAAATTATTTTTTTAACAGTATTGATGATGATGTTTATTAGTTGTACTTCAATGAGGGCTGGAGCAGGAGCTGGTGTAAATGTAGGCCTTACTTTTGATAAAAAACAACCAGTAAAGGTAACTCCATATGTAGGAGTAGGAGCTGGAATTTTTAAATTTTTCTAATAAAATATTATTGACAATTTTTATTAAATATTATAAAGTAAAAGAAAAACTTAGGAGGAAAAAGATTATGATAAAAAGATATAATGTTGGAAAAAGATTAAGTGAAGCAGTTATTTATAATGGTGTAGCTTATCTTTGTGGACAATGTTGTTTTGAAGAAAATGAAGGGAAAAAAGATGTTCAAACTCAAACAAGAGAGGCTTTAGCAAATATTGAAAGAGTTTTAAAGGATATTGGTTCTGATAAAACAAAAATTCTTATGGCTACTATTTATTTAAAGGATATTAGCTATTTTGATGAGATGAATGAAGTTTGGGATAATTGGGTAGAACCAGGATTTGCTCCAGCTAGAGCTTGTGTAGAAGCAGCACTTGCTGAAAAAGAATTATTAGTAGAGATAGTTGTAACAGCAGCAGTAGAATAATAAAAAATAAATGGAAGTCTAAGAGATTAGACTTCTTTTTTTATTTTTTGAAAAATGTTATAATAAATTAAAATATATTTAAGGAGAAAAATATGTTTAAAGATAAAGGAAAATATTTTCAGATAGAAGAATTTGAAAAATATGGAGTAAATGGTATTTTTACAACAAGAGAAATAGGAGATGTAAAAAATTTTTTAGGCAATACAGAAGAAAATAAAAAAAATTTATTTGAAAAATTTGGAATTAAAGATAAAATAGTAGTTTTTGCAAAACAAAGTCATACAGATAAAGTAATAGATATAACAGAAAATATAAAAGATTATTTTTATGAAAATGTAGATGGGTTTATTACAAAAAGAAAAGATATAATTCTTATAACAAAACATGCTGATTGTTTACCAATATATTTTTGTGATACTAAAAATTTTGTAATTGGAGTATGTCATTCTGGTTGGAAGGGAACTTTTCAAGAGATTGGAATAAGAATTTTAGAACTTATGGAAAAAAATTATAATTCTAAAAGAGAAGATATTTTAGTAGGAGTTGGAATAGGAATAACTTGTGAAAATTATGAAGTAGGAGAAGAATTTTATGAAAGCTTTAAAAATAAATTTTCAGAAGATTTAGTAAATAAAACTTTTATAAAAATAAATGAAAAATGGCATTTTGATAATCTTTTTTTTAATATAGAAAATCTTATGAAAAATGGAATATTAAAAGAAAATTTAATTTATTGTGAAGAAT
This genomic window from Fusobacterium sp. FSA-380-WT-3A contains:
- a CDS encoding RidA family protein, encoding MIKRYNVGKRLSEAVIYNGVAYLCGQCCFEENEGKKDVQTQTREALANIERVLKDIGSDKTKILMATIYLKDISYFDEMNEVWDNWVEPGFAPARACVEAALAEKELLVEIVVTAAVE
- the pgeF gene encoding peptidoglycan editing factor PgeF, producing the protein MFKDKGKYFQIEEFEKYGVNGIFTTREIGDVKNFLGNTEENKKNLFEKFGIKDKIVVFAKQSHTDKVIDITENIKDYFYENVDGFITKRKDIILITKHADCLPIYFCDTKNFVIGVCHSGWKGTFQEIGIRILELMEKNYNSKREDILVGVGIGITCENYEVGEEFYESFKNKFSEDLVNKTFIKINEKWHFDNLFFNIENLMKNGILKENLIYCEECTYGNKRFHSFRRDKSKDRNIGMIYFK